CATCCATATCGTGCGGCTACTTGCTCGGCATTTAGCCAACGCTGTGTGGTTTGTGTGTCAGGCATGGAAACTCTCCGTTTGCTTCTGACACTTGCTTAGGCCGTTGGATACGAGCGCGAACGGGACAGGAATTCAGAAATTTTGTCCCAATTTGTTCAACCATCTTCGGTGTTGCGTCCTTATTGACTCGATCGGCTTTGCCTCATCGCGCTCGTCGTTAGGGAAAAACATCTCTGCAACCTTGGCGTAGCTATCATCGACGCCATGACCTTCCTCTCTTAAATAATTGAATACCCGATCAATCCAGCGATATTCTTCGTCGTTCTCGATCTTACTGTCGGGCTTTTTATATCGCAGCACATCTGCGATCGCCTTGCCCACTGCTTTGTCACCAGCAGGGGGGTCCAGTTCTGCCAACTCAGCAAGCGTGGCTCGGTCTTTAGTTCGCTTGAACCTAGAGTGCAAAAATTTGATCTTGGCCTGATGTGCCGCAGCTTCAGTCGTGTCGCCCCATGCCGTTGTGAATGCCGTTTTGTCTCGATCAGGCATAGTCGGCCCCCATCACAAAGTCATACAAACGCGCGGCCAGATCGGCCCGTTCTGTGGAAGTGTCAGCCCGACGATAGGCGGCGTCTAGCCCTCGCAGGCTATGGTCACAAAACGCATCTGCGATGTGATCCGGCACAGGCGGCTTTGCTGTCCTGCACCATCCTTTGATTGCGTTACGAAAGCCGTGCGCCGTCAGGTCAGCGTCGAAACGCTTCAGCGTCTTTCGGATAGCGTTTGGCGATATTGGCCCTTTGGTTGTTGGGCTCCCAAACACATGTTGTTGATCTGATCCTTTGCGCAAGGTTTGCAAGCGCTCCAGCAGCGGCTTTGGAAGGCGAAGGGCGTATTCCCGACCAGACTTCATCCGCCCCTGTGTGCTGCGGTCTGTACGCGCTGGCACGGTCCAAATGCCACTGTCATCATCGATATGCGCCCATTCGGCATTTACGATCACACCGATTCTGTGGCCTGTCGTCATGGCTGTTAGGATGGCCAGTTTAGCGGCATCACTTGCATCTGTCGTGCCCAGCCACTGCCAAAGTTCTGGCATCCGCTCATGTGCCAAGGTGCCGTGGTGCTTTACCTCACGCCGCGCTATTGTATCCGCAAAGGCCGACTTGCGCGGTGTTGGGTCGGCCTCAATCAATTCTTTGTTTGCAGCGCGGTCAAACACCGCTTGGATGTGCCCCAAAGCATGGCCAGCGGTGACAGGCTTTTCACGGAACAACGGTTCAAGCAGGTTGAAAATCTCACGCCGCCTGATTTCTGTGATCGGTCGATCCCCCAAAACCGGCTTGATATGGTGCAAGTGGATCGCTTCAGGGCGTCGGCGGCTTGGGCCTTCTTGCAGCTTGTGTTTGCGGCCCTCATACCACTCGCTCCAAAGGTCATGGTAGGTCGGGGCGTTAGTCGCGCCCACATCAGCAAAACCGGCCAACACCTCGCCCCTGATAACGGCTTCAAGCTCTGTCGCGGTGGTCGCATTGGCAAACCCACGGCTCAGCGCCTCGACGCCAAAGCCTTCGCGGGCCAGCCGCTTGGCAACCGTTGACAACTCACGCGCCATGGCAAGCGACGTGTCAGGATAATCGCCCAGCTTGATCCAAGTCTTGGCTCGAAAGTAAAAAGCCTTTGTCCCAGTTTTCCAGCCGCGGACATACAGGCCAGTGCGGCCACCTGTGCCGATTGCCTCGCCGTCCTTCGTCGGCTTCCACTTACGGATTGCCAGATCTGTTGCTAGTGTCATGATGCCCTCTATGGATACACTACGGATACACAAAGGGTGTGACATTTACAGAATCAGTAAGCAACACTTAGATACACAAATACACAATAACTGTTTTTTTACAGGGCCTTAATGAGGATAATGACTATAGCAGAAAGGTGGGTATCTCTCCCTTCGTCTCCGCCATTACCTTTTAATTTATGGCTGGATTTCATGTGATGCCGCGGTTTTAGGTTGTCACCTGATGCCGTTGGTCAGTGCGTCCCATTGCTGTGAGCAGGGTGGCTTGGCTTTGACGGGTTTGGAAGTCTGATTTTGAGCCCATGCCTTGCCATCCAGCGGCAATAAGCGACTGAGCCACGGCGCCGCCGAGGGTTGTTCCGGGGCCCAAGACGATGAAGAGATCAGGCGCAAATTCGCGAGCGGCGATTGTGACCGCTTTTGCAAAATTATAGGGCGCGGTGATTTGATCGCCTAGGGTGTAGTTATAAAGCGCGTTAGTGTCTGTCGCGTGGGGCCACCAGATCGCGCCACGCCCGTCAATCATGGGGATTTTGGGCTGTGCAAACATCGCAGGGTCAAAGCGGTTTTGGGCCGCGCGCGCAACGGGCTCTTGCAACACCGTATGAAAGGCTGCGTGGTTGTGCAGACGGAGTGGGAATTGCCCCTGTGGTTTAGCCTGCTTCATAAAGTCAGCTAGGCCCGCTTCATTGCCAGCGAGGACAAGCATTCCACCCAAGTCAATCGAGAGCGCGAGCTTATGGCCGGCTTTCTGCGCGATCTCTGTCATGAGCTGGATCACTGCTGCGCGCTGGGTGGTGTCTGGCTGCCATGTGTCGTCTGTGATCGGGTAGACAAGCTGTCCGCCGATGAGGCTATCCTGCATCAACTGGCCCATCGTGTTCACGAGGCGAAAGCCCTGATCCGCGCTCAAGGCGCCTGCGCAAGCGAGCGTGGAGTACCAGCCCATTGAGTTCCCTGTCACAGCGACGACATCAATGTCTGTTAGCGAGAGGAAGTCGGCGTAGCTGGCGGCGTAGATTAGTGCGGATGCGTTGTCACCGCGGGTATGTTTGGCGATAGAATAGCTAGCCGCCCCGTCAAGCGCTGCC
This genomic window from Lentibacter algarum contains:
- a CDS encoding integrase arm-type DNA-binding domain-containing protein is translated as MTLATDLAIRKWKPTKDGEAIGTGGRTGLYVRGWKTGTKAFYFRAKTWIKLGDYPDTSLAMARELSTVAKRLAREGFGVEALSRGFANATTATELEAVIRGEVLAGFADVGATNAPTYHDLWSEWYEGRKHKLQEGPSRRRPEAIHLHHIKPVLGDRPITEIRRREIFNLLEPLFREKPVTAGHALGHIQAVFDRAANKELIEADPTPRKSAFADTIARREVKHHGTLAHERMPELWQWLGTTDASDAAKLAILTAMTTGHRIGVIVNAEWAHIDDDSGIWTVPARTDRSTQGRMKSGREYALRLPKPLLERLQTLRKGSDQQHVFGSPTTKGPISPNAIRKTLKRFDADLTAHGFRNAIKGWCRTAKPPVPDHIADAFCDHSLRGLDAAYRRADTSTERADLAARLYDFVMGADYA
- a CDS encoding ACP S-malonyltransferase; translation: MKRAVVICPGRGTYNKPELGSLMRLNPDKAELFESFDTIRRTNSQETLAALDGAASYSIAKHTRGDNASALIYAASYADFLSLTDIDVVAVTGNSMGWYSTLACAGALSADQGFRLVNTMGQLMQDSLIGGQLVYPITDDTWQPDTTQRAAVIQLMTEIAQKAGHKLALSIDLGGMLVLAGNEAGLADFMKQAKPQGQFPLRLHNHAAFHTVLQEPVARAAQNRFDPAMFAQPKIPMIDGRGAIWWPHATDTNALYNYTLGDQITAPYNFAKAVTIAAREFAPDLFIVLGPGTTLGGAVAQSLIAAGWQGMGSKSDFQTRQSQATLLTAMGRTDQRHQVTT